The following proteins are encoded in a genomic region of Coffea eugenioides isolate CCC68of chromosome 6, Ceug_1.0, whole genome shotgun sequence:
- the LOC113775074 gene encoding putative caffeoyl-CoA O-methyltransferase At1g67980 has translation MAKEGGSKMKTILQSEALQKYILNTSTYPREHEQLKELREETASKYGARAFMGVPPDEGLFLSMFLKVMNAKKTLEIGVFTGYSLLTTALALPDDGQIVAIDPDQGAFEVGLKFIKKAGVENKIKFIKSDGISALNDLLNNEASEATFDFAFVDADKPSYIQYHEQLIKLVKIGGIIAYDNTLYGGYVVSEEIEMHERSTVNRKAIIQFNNYVASDPRVEISQVPIGDGVTLCRRIIA, from the exons ATGGCCAAGGAAGGAGGTTCTAAAATGAAGACAATTCTCCAGAGTGAGGCCCTCCAGAAG TACATCTTGAATACTAGCACATACCCAAGAGAGCATGAACAACTGAAGGAGCTAAGAGAAGAGACTGCCAGCAAATATGGTGCCAG GGCTTTTATGGGTGTGCCACCTGATGAGGGGCTCTTCCTGTCCATGTTTTTGAAAGTAATGAATGCCAAGAAGACACTGGAGATTGGTGTTTTTACTGGCTATTCTCTTCTTACTACTGCTCTTGCACTTCCTGATGATGGCCAG ATAGTTGCAATAGACCCTGATCAAGGAGCATTTGAAGTTGGTCTGAAATTCATCAAGAAAGCTGGTGTGGAGAACAAAAtcaaattcatcaaatcagatGGCATTTCTGCTCTAAATGATTTGTTGAACAAT GAAGCCAGTGAAGCAACATTCGACTTTGCATTTGTGGATGCAGACAAGCCAAGCTACATCCAGTACCATGAACAACTAATCAAGCTGGTGAAGATTGGAGGAATTATCGCTTATGATAATACTCTATACGGTGGATATGTTGTCagtgaagaaattgaaatgcACGAAAGATCCACTGTCAACAGAAAAGCCATCATACAATTCAACAACTATGTAGCCTCGGATCCGCGAGTTGAGATCTCTCAGGTTCCTATAGGAGATGGTGTTACATTGTGTAGGCGCATCATCGCCTAG
- the LOC113776269 gene encoding protein FAR1-RELATED SEQUENCE 5-like, whose amino-acid sequence MQSANDPNGKRPVQDSWKDLTMWDAIDEFEISETEEGTQAMSVRGQLHEGVQDFNYEDLDERDVMSMKFNTENEAEAFYVMLGRATGFSVRKSYKLKDPETGRVRYRQWVCSRHGLRDEKHIQREDRQREPKAVTRVDCKACFKVRLSVEEDKYVVSNIVMRHNHKLASPTSTKFLKSHRHISEADYAQAHVLRRVGMKTSQIMKLFVLQCGGYNNVPFTIKDLYNKMNSERMEEIADGDAEGAFAYLFGKKDVDPNLYFNFTVDSEGRLSRLFWSDSRSREDYRCFGDVLVFDSTYNTNKYLHPLVVMCGINNHFSTSIFACSTVREEDEGAYEWVLNTFLEAMDGKKPISVVTDGAPQMRKAIKKCLPNTKHRLCCWHLNQNLNSHVGNEDFRAGFKDCMYNNCSIDKFEAKWAKLVCSFNMENNDWVNQVYRKRKRWALAYLRGYFFGGMRSTQRCERMHAMLKIYLHRELRLFETLRAFDLANAWLRHEEARMNVETEHTSLLPATETHYLEQHAAEVFTRRIFLKVRAEMRSQGLYFRYNAMDDGVQCIHFISHSYSNKEWRVLYNRTSGIMSCSCLQMKTVGLPCSHMFRIMVIEGMKKIPPNCIMQRWMRDARRGRSGSLRERSEVTNVNEMARYARLSSGCNTMCYYGAKTTTGYTRLLNVIDIQTAEMKTLSLEESTATGSSSQAHRKGDASGKVGIGDPHANRPRGDQRTKGKERHIRNKCGNCGGFMYILTFCGSGREGHNKRTCPLHIENPNDDLSHALGMSPDIFEGNTSAAWVRGGMNMHFNSDNDWDQLDHQLHDVGVKQGLEPIHGFQQSVDTTNYTWLNNGNLSNYQPVDDEEEEDIDLNRDIMYPAW is encoded by the exons ATGCAATCTGCTAATGATCCGAACGGAAAGCGACCAGTGCAAGATTCATGGAAAGATTTGACCATGTGGGACGCCATTGATGAATTTGAAATATCAGAAACTGAAGAGGGAACACAAGCAATGTCTGTTAGGGGACAGCTCCATGAAGGAGTGCAAGACTTCAACTATGAGGACTTAGATGAACGAGATGTGATGTCAATGAAGTTCAATACGGAAAACGAAGCTGAAGCCTTCTACGTGATGCTTGGTCGAGCAACAGGATTCAGTGTCCGCAAGAGTTATAAGCTAAAGGACCCCGAAACTGGTCGGGTCAGATATAGGCAATGGGTGTGTAGTAGGCACGGGCTCCGGGATGAGAAACACATACAAAGAGAGGATCGGCAAAGAGAGCCAAAGGCGGTCACAAGAGTTGATTGTAAGGCATGTTTCAAAGTAAGGCTTTCAGTTGAGGAGGACAAGTATGTGGTCAGTAATATTGTAATGCGTCACAACCACAAATTAGCAAGCCCAACAAGTACGAAGTTCCTAAAATCCCACCGCCACATCTCAGAAGCCGACTATGCTCAAGCGCACGTTCTTCGTCGTGTTGGAATGAAGACAAGTCAGATTATGAAGTTGTTCGTGCTTCAATGCGGTGGGTATAACAATGTTCCTTTCACTATCAAGGACCTATATAATAAGATGAATTCAGAAAGGATGGAAGAGATCGCGGATGGCGACGCAGAAGGGGCCTTTGCATACCTATTTGGTAAGAAAGATGTAGATCCGAACTTGTATTTCAATTTCACAGTTGATAGTGAAGGGAGACTATCAAGGTTGTTCTGGAGCGATTCCAGGTCACGTGAGGACTACAGATGCTTTGGTGATGTTCTTGTATTTGACAGCACCTATAATACAAACAAATACTTGCACCCTCTTGTGGTCATGTGCGGCATCAACAATCACTTCTCCACGTCCATATTTGCATGCTCAACTGTACGCGAGGAAGACGAAGGGGCATATGAATGGGTCCTTAACACTTTCTTGGAGGCGATGGATGGGAAAAAACCCATATCGGTCGTGACTGATGGCGCTCCACAAAtgagaaaagccataaaaaaATGTCTCCCCAACACGAAGCACAGATTGTGCTGCTGGCATTTGAACCAAAACCTTAACTCACATGTAGGTAATGAGGATTTCAGAGCAGGATTTAAAGATTGTATGTACAACAACTGTTCTATAGACAAATTTGAAGCAAAGTGGGCCAAACTGGTATGTTCGTTCAATATGGAGAACAATGACTGGGTTAACCAAGTGTATAGAAAGAGGAAGCGTTGGGCACTAGCATACTTAAGGGGCTATTTTTTCGGTGGCATGCGAAGTACACAGAGGTGCGAGAGGATGCACGCTATGTTAAAGATATACCTTCATAGGGAGTTAAGGCTATTTGAGACTCTTAGAGCTTTTGATTTGGCCAATGCATGGCTTCGCCATGAGGAGGCAAGAATGAATGTTGAGACAGAGCACACTAGTCTACTACCAGCAACCGAGACCCACTACTTGGAGCAGCATGCAGCAGAAGTTTTCACTCGAAGGATCTTTCTCAAGGTTAGAGCTGAGATGAGGAGCCAGGGGTTATACTTCAGATATAATGCCATGGATGATGGAGTCCAGTGCATTCATTTTATTTCCCATTCCTATTCAAATAAGGAGTGGAGGGTTTTATACAATAGAACTTCTGGCATAATGAGTTGTTCATGCCTGCAAATGAAGACCGTAGGACTTCCTTGTAGTCACATGTTTAGGATAATGGTGATAGAAGGAATGAAGAAAATTCCACCTAATTGCATTATGCAGAGATGGATGAGAGATGCAAGACGTGGGAGGAGTGGCAGTCTACGGGAAAGATCAGAGGTCACTAATGTTAATGAAATGGCAAGGTATGCTCGTTTGTCTAGTGGTTGCAATACCATGTGCTACTATGGGGCAAAGACTACTACTGGATACACTCGATTATTGAATGTAATAGACATACAAACTGCCGAAATGAAGACCCTATCCTTAGAAGAATCTACTGCTACGGGCAGCTCATCACAAGCGCATAGAAAGGGAGATGCATCTGGTAAAGTGGGTATCGGTGATCCTCATGCAAACAGGCCGAGGGGTGATCAGAGAactaaaggaaaagaaagacacATCCGCAACAAATGTGGAAATTGCGG TGGTTTCATGTATATTCTAACTTTTTGTGGCAGTGGAAGGGAAGGCCATAATAAGAGAACTTGTCCCCTGCATATAGAAAATCCCAACGACGACTTGTCTCACGCTCTGGGCATGTCTCCAGACATCTTTGAGGGTAATACAAGTGCCGCTTGGGTGAGGGGGGGAATGAACATGCATTTTAACTCGGACAATGACTGGGATCAATTGGACCATCAG TTGCATGATGTTGGAGTAAAGCAGGGGTTGGAGCCAATTCACGGATTCCAACAATCGGTGGACACTACGAATTATACATGGCTGAACAATGGTAATCTTTCTAATTACCAACCAGTAGATGACGAGGAGGAGGAAGACATTGACTTGAATAGAGATATCATGTATCCAGCTTGGTGA
- the LOC113775577 gene encoding heat stress transcription factor A-8-like isoform X1 yields MVKSLENGSSVAPFLLKIYEMVSDESTDELISWSQTHSNSFIIWDVSRFSSELLPKHFKHSNFSSFVRQLNIYGFRKSDTDRWEFSNDEFVKGQRHQLKNIVRRKQTPAQAQRKSSQQKDADPGASEEDRRTALRKEVETLKIGKNTLMQELIKLKQHQQTSQSKLVLVRDQLKGMEKNQQQMLSFIVMVMQNPGFFIQLLQPKENNWRAAETGKHKFSPVDDDCEPLSSDGAIIRYQLPANEPSEPPCIAPSSSSEKSVELDLSDEIRDLLMSVDFTPLPLDEKMLSLESHGPLVLPDSPGGDFLMDQLLLSSPLAESKDTDEPDSEVYLDTGMDIESAFQAQESNKLKSPEDGSNQNRWVDTTGIRKQLDNLESLDFLTVQMGSLNS; encoded by the exons ATGGTGAAATCTTTGGAGAATGGCTCATCAGTGGCTCcatttttgttgaaaatttaTGAGATGGTGAGCGATGAATCAACCGATGAGTTGATTTCGTGGAGTCAAACACATAGCAATAGCTTTATCATATGGGATGTCTCTAGGTTCTCTTCTGAATTGCTTCCAAAGCACTTCAAGCACAGCAATTTTTCCAGCTTCGTTCGCCAACTGAACATATAT GGTTTCCGTAAATCTGATACTGATCGCTGGGAGTTCTCAAATGATGAGTTTGTTAAAGGCCAAAGGCATCAACTGAAGAATATCGTTAGAAGAAAGCAGACTCCAGCACAAGCGCAGAGGAAATCTTCCCAGCAGAAGGATGCTGATCCAGGTGCATCTGAAGAAGATAGGAGAACTGCACTGAGGAAGGAAGTTGAAACTCTGAAGATTGGTAAGAATACACTCATGCAAGAACTGATAAAGCTGAAGCAACACCAGCAGACCTCACAGAGTAAGCTGGTGCTTGTAAGAGATCAATTAAAAGGTATGGAGAAGAATCAACAACAAATGCTATCATTTATAGTGATGGTCATGCAAAACCCTGGATTTTTCATCCAGTTGCTGCAACCAAAAGAGAACAATTGGCGCGCAGCTGAAACTGGTAAGCACAAATTTAGTCCAGTTGATGATGATTGTGAACCTTTATCTTCTGATGGAGCAATCATAAGGTATCAGCTTCCTGCAAATGAGCCTTCAGAGCCTCCCTGCATCGCCCCAAGTTCTAGTTCAGAAAAATCAGTGGAACTCGATCTTTCTGATGAAATAAGAGATCTCCTCATGAGTGTGGATTTCACACCATTACCGTTGGATGAGAAGATGCTTTCTCTGGAAAGCCATGGACCTCTTGTTCTTCCGGATTCACCTGGTGGTGACTTTCTGATGGACCAACTCCTTTTATCAAGTCCACTTGCAGAGTCTAAAGACACTGATGAGCCTGATTCTGAAGTTTATCTAGATACTGGAATGGACATAGAATCAGCATTCCAGGCACAGGAATCTAATAAACTCAAAAGTCCGGAGGATGGATCGAATCAGAATAGATGGGTTGATACAACAGGAATACGCAAACAACTGGATAACCTTGAAAGCTTGGACTTTTTGACCGTGCAAATGGGCTCTCTGAATTCCTGA
- the LOC113775577 gene encoding heat stress transcription factor A-8-like isoform X2 encodes MSGSLSIKGFRKSDTDRWEFSNDEFVKGQRHQLKNIVRRKQTPAQAQRKSSQQKDADPGASEEDRRTALRKEVETLKIGKNTLMQELIKLKQHQQTSQSKLVLVRDQLKGMEKNQQQMLSFIVMVMQNPGFFIQLLQPKENNWRAAETGKHKFSPVDDDCEPLSSDGAIIRYQLPANEPSEPPCIAPSSSSEKSVELDLSDEIRDLLMSVDFTPLPLDEKMLSLESHGPLVLPDSPGGDFLMDQLLLSSPLAESKDTDEPDSEVYLDTGMDIESAFQAQESNKLKSPEDGSNQNRWVDTTGIRKQLDNLESLDFLTVQMGSLNS; translated from the exons ATGAGTGGTAGCTTGTCAATAAAG GGTTTCCGTAAATCTGATACTGATCGCTGGGAGTTCTCAAATGATGAGTTTGTTAAAGGCCAAAGGCATCAACTGAAGAATATCGTTAGAAGAAAGCAGACTCCAGCACAAGCGCAGAGGAAATCTTCCCAGCAGAAGGATGCTGATCCAGGTGCATCTGAAGAAGATAGGAGAACTGCACTGAGGAAGGAAGTTGAAACTCTGAAGATTGGTAAGAATACACTCATGCAAGAACTGATAAAGCTGAAGCAACACCAGCAGACCTCACAGAGTAAGCTGGTGCTTGTAAGAGATCAATTAAAAGGTATGGAGAAGAATCAACAACAAATGCTATCATTTATAGTGATGGTCATGCAAAACCCTGGATTTTTCATCCAGTTGCTGCAACCAAAAGAGAACAATTGGCGCGCAGCTGAAACTGGTAAGCACAAATTTAGTCCAGTTGATGATGATTGTGAACCTTTATCTTCTGATGGAGCAATCATAAGGTATCAGCTTCCTGCAAATGAGCCTTCAGAGCCTCCCTGCATCGCCCCAAGTTCTAGTTCAGAAAAATCAGTGGAACTCGATCTTTCTGATGAAATAAGAGATCTCCTCATGAGTGTGGATTTCACACCATTACCGTTGGATGAGAAGATGCTTTCTCTGGAAAGCCATGGACCTCTTGTTCTTCCGGATTCACCTGGTGGTGACTTTCTGATGGACCAACTCCTTTTATCAAGTCCACTTGCAGAGTCTAAAGACACTGATGAGCCTGATTCTGAAGTTTATCTAGATACTGGAATGGACATAGAATCAGCATTCCAGGCACAGGAATCTAATAAACTCAAAAGTCCGGAGGATGGATCGAATCAGAATAGATGGGTTGATACAACAGGAATACGCAAACAACTGGATAACCTTGAAAGCTTGGACTTTTTGACCGTGCAAATGGGCTCTCTGAATTCCTGA
- the LOC113772880 gene encoding vacuolar iron transporter 1 gives MAGEQEKLLLDEHKENHFTAGEIVRDMIIGVSDGLTVPFALAAGLSGANASSSIILTAGIAEVAAGAISMGLGGYLAAKSEADHYMRELKREEEEIIAVPDTEAAEVAEILSRYGIEPHEYKPVVNALRKNPQAWLDFMMKFELGLEKPDPRRALQSAFTIAISYIVGGIVPLIPYIFIPVASKAVLASVAITLIALFVFGFAKGYFTGNNPIKSALQTALIGASASAAAFGMAKAVQG, from the exons ATGGCTGGAGAACAAGAGAAATTATTGCTGGATGAACACAAGGAGAACCATTTCACAGCTGGAGAAATTGTACGTGACATGATTATTGGTGTTTCTGATGGCCTAACAGTCCCTTTTGCTCTGGCTGCTGGATTGTCTGGTGCTAATGCTTCATCATCCATCATTCTCACTGCTGGCATTGCTGAGGTTGCTGCTGGAGCCATTTCCATGGGACTTGGAGG TTATCTTGCTGCAAAAAGTGAGGCTGACCACTACATGAGAGAACTCAAAAGGGAAGAGGAAGAGATCATTGCTGTACCAGATACAG AAGCAGCAGAGGTCGCAGAGATATTGTCCAGGTATGGAATTGAGCCCCATGAATATAAGCCAGTGGTGAACGCTCTGAGGAAGAACCCACAAGCctggcttgatttcatgatgAA ATTTGAACTCGGATTGGAGAAGCCAGATCCAAGAAGAGCACTGCAAAGTGCATTTACCATTGCCATTTCCTACATTGTTGGTGGAATTGTCCCTCTTATTCCTTACATTTTCATCCCAGTTGCAAGCAAGGCCGTTTTGGCATCTGTTGCCATAACATTAATAGCCTTATTTGTCTTTGGGTTTGCCAAGGGCTACTTTACTGGAAATAATCCCATCAAAAGTGCTCTGCAAACCGCTTTGATTGGAGCTAGTGCATCTGCTGCTGCTTTTGGCATGGCCAAAGCTGTTCAAGGATAG